The Sulfurihydrogenibium sp. YO3AOP1 genome has a window encoding:
- the lptC gene encoding LPS export ABC transporter periplasmic protein LptC, translated as MLEKSSRIFLLGLIFLVISYIFNQINDYIERENLNRLRYTNNTIENFIYISKSDKEYKLTGQKMVKVKENVHIEKPYLIYKSDDRSFDLTGDLATYYGQQKIIDIYNNVKVISKNLQLTTDKLFIDTERKIAYNYSQNYINSEKMQTVGKNLFFNFEEENIRLQNVKTTVRGKDA; from the coding sequence TTGTTAGAGAAGAGCAGTAGAATCTTCTTGTTAGGCTTGATTTTTCTTGTCATTTCTTACATTTTTAATCAAATTAACGACTATATAGAAAGAGAAAATCTAAATAGATTAAGATATACAAATAACACAATAGAAAATTTTATATACATATCTAAGTCAGATAAAGAGTATAAACTGACAGGGCAAAAGATGGTAAAGGTTAAGGAAAACGTTCATATAGAAAAGCCGTATTTAATTTATAAAAGCGATGATAGGTCTTTTGATTTAACAGGAGATTTAGCAACATATTACGGACAGCAAAAAATAATTGATATTTATAATAATGTAAAAGTTATATCTAAGAATCTTCAACTTACGACCGATAAATTATTTATAGATACAGAAAGAAAGATTGCGTACAACTATAGTCAAAATTATATTAATTCTGAAAAAATGCAAACCGTAGGAAAGAATTTGTTTTTTAATTTTGAAGAAGAAAACATAAGATTACAAAATGTTAAAACAACAGTGAGAGGAAAAGATGCATGA
- the lptA gene encoding lipopolysaccharide transport periplasmic protein LptA, translated as MHDINFLINKESPTFLEFFASRIYKLAFFIILFFVLVAYSQEKKETNKKEPVVITADKLEYFNKDKIAIYTGKVEAIKGNIKLNADMMKIFLDDKGDVSKIIATGNVYFEQENKWGKGKEAEYYKDKNLIILRNNAEVHQDKNVVEGDEIYYYIDEEKAIATSKTKRVRSIIFPKEKQE; from the coding sequence ATGCATGATATAAATTTTTTAATTAACAAAGAATCCCCTACTTTCCTTGAATTTTTTGCCAGCCGTATTTATAAATTAGCGTTTTTTATTATTTTATTTTTTGTGTTGGTTGCATACAGTCAAGAAAAAAAAGAAACGAATAAAAAAGAGCCGGTGGTAATAACAGCTGATAAGTTGGAATACTTTAACAAAGATAAAATAGCTATATACACAGGAAAAGTTGAAGCTATAAAGGGAAATATTAAATTAAATGCAGATATGATGAAAATATTTTTAGACGATAAAGGTGATGTCTCTAAAATAATAGCTACCGGTAATGTTTATTTTGAGCAAGAAAACAAATGGGGTAAAGGTAAAGAAGCAGAATACTATAAAGATAAAAATTTGATAATTCTTAGAAATAATGCAGAAGTTCATCAAGATAAAAACGTTGTAGAAGGTGATGAAATTTACTATTACATAGATGAGGAAAAAGCTATAGCAACTTCAAAAACTAAGAGAGTAAGAAGTATAATCTTTCCAAAGGAAAAACAAGAGTAA
- a CDS encoding 4-oxalocrotonate tautomerase family protein, with the protein MPYVEVKVTGRLTKEQKEKIVEGITKVLEEVANKPPQSTYIVITEVDRENWAKGGKLLSDL; encoded by the coding sequence ATGCCATACGTTGAAGTTAAGGTAACTGGAAGACTAACAAAAGAACAAAAAGAAAAAATCGTAGAAGGTATTACAAAAGTATTAGAAGAGGTTGCAAACAAACCACCACAATCTACTTATATAGTAATTACAGAAGTAGACAGAGAAAACTGGGCAAAGGGTGGAAAATTATTGTCTGATTTATAG
- a CDS encoding class I SAM-dependent methyltransferase produces MNRFDMAAFTWDEKPARVNIAKNVAEKIKELVPLNQNMKVLDFGCGTGLLSFFLQPYVGEITGIDTSKGMIEVFDKKIKENQIENMKCLNLDIYTDKLSEKYDLIVSSMVFHHIKDISQILKILYDYLNEDGYIAIADLVKEDGSFHDDNEGVEHFGFEIQEMENKLKEAGFKEIKSEIAHIVKKQRESMEREYPIFLVVGRK; encoded by the coding sequence ATGAATAGATTTGATATGGCAGCGTTTACATGGGATGAAAAACCTGCAAGAGTCAATATAGCAAAAAATGTAGCTGAAAAAATAAAAGAGTTGGTTCCATTAAATCAAAACATGAAAGTCTTAGACTTTGGATGTGGAACCGGATTATTGTCCTTTTTCTTACAGCCTTATGTTGGAGAGATTACAGGAATTGATACATCAAAAGGAATGATAGAGGTTTTTGATAAAAAAATTAAAGAAAATCAAATCGAAAATATGAAATGTCTCAATTTAGACATTTATACAGATAAACTATCAGAAAAGTACGACTTAATCGTTAGCTCTATGGTTTTTCATCATATAAAGGATATAAGTCAGATATTAAAAATTCTTTACGATTATCTAAATGAAGATGGTTATATTGCGATTGCTGACCTTGTTAAAGAAGATGGCAGCTTTCATGATGACAATGAAGGGGTTGAACATTTTGGGTTTGAAATACAAGAGATGGAAAATAAACTTAAAGAAGCCGGATTTAAAGAAATCAAGTCTGAAATAGCGCATATAGTTAAAAAACAAAGAGAGAGCATGGAAAGAGAGTATCCAATTTTTTTAGTTGTAGGAAGAAAGTAA
- the hemA gene encoding glutamyl-tRNA reductase translates to MVIFSTGFNYKTAPVEIREKLAITENNYGLILEKLNSIEDIYEICVISTCNRVELYGVSNDNIEKVKEEILRILSQYSTVPVNTLKDYLFFYTNKEAIRHIFRVSSSLDSMVIGEPQIVCQFKDSFTKAKEYKAVRHILTRLFDKALNVSKKIRTSTGISRRAVSISYAAVLLAKKIFGDLKDKNVLIIGAGEMAELAAKHLHSLNVKHIFVSNRTFEKAVELADKFSGSAIRFEKIQEFLPEADIIIVSTGAKEPILKKEDVKRAIKSRKDPLFIIDISVPRNVEESVNELEGVYLYNIDDLKQVVNSNLEERKIEAQRAEFIIDEEVEKFVKWLNALKVSPIISSVRDYADKLRQQQLEKLFKQMPYLNEKERETIDLAMRSLINKLLHRPTMYIKDKAAKEGNTEVVKIFEDMFSSKWDFRKKGKNLEEIEDIVREEQ, encoded by the coding sequence ATGGTTATATTCTCAACAGGTTTTAACTATAAAACAGCGCCGGTAGAGATTAGAGAGAAGTTAGCCATAACAGAAAACAATTACGGCTTAATTCTTGAAAAATTAAATTCTATTGAAGATATATATGAAATCTGCGTAATTTCTACTTGTAACAGAGTTGAGCTTTACGGAGTATCTAACGATAATATAGAAAAAGTAAAAGAAGAGATTTTAAGAATTCTATCTCAGTATTCTACTGTTCCTGTCAATACTTTAAAAGATTATTTATTTTTCTATACAAACAAAGAAGCAATCAGACATATATTTAGAGTTTCTTCAAGCTTAGATTCTATGGTGATAGGCGAACCACAGATTGTTTGTCAATTTAAAGATTCGTTTACAAAAGCAAAAGAGTATAAAGCCGTCCGTCATATTCTTACAAGATTATTTGATAAAGCTTTAAACGTATCAAAAAAAATCAGAACTTCTACCGGTATATCAAGAAGGGCTGTATCTATAAGCTATGCAGCTGTTTTGCTTGCAAAGAAGATTTTTGGAGATTTGAAAGATAAAAATGTGCTTATAATTGGTGCTGGCGAGATGGCTGAGCTTGCAGCTAAGCACCTTCATTCTCTAAATGTAAAACATATTTTTGTGTCAAACAGAACATTTGAAAAAGCTGTTGAACTTGCAGACAAATTCAGCGGAAGTGCAATTAGATTTGAAAAAATTCAAGAATTTTTACCGGAGGCAGATATTATAATCGTTTCAACAGGTGCAAAAGAACCAATTCTAAAAAAAGAAGATGTTAAAAGAGCAATAAAAAGCAGAAAAGACCCACTTTTTATAATAGATATCTCTGTTCCAAGAAACGTTGAAGAGAGTGTTAACGAGCTTGAAGGTGTTTATTTATACAACATTGACGATTTAAAACAGGTAGTAAATTCAAACTTAGAAGAAAGAAAAATAGAAGCTCAAAGAGCCGAATTTATAATCGACGAAGAAGTAGAGAAGTTTGTCAAATGGTTAAATGCTCTAAAAGTTAGTCCTATTATTTCAAGTGTTAGAGATTATGCAGATAAGCTTAGACAACAGCAGTTGGAAAAATTGTTTAAACAAATGCCTTATCTAAATGAAAAAGAAAGAGAAACCATTGATTTGGCAATGAGGTCTTTGATAAACAAACTACTTCACAGACCAACTATGTATATCAAAGATAAAGCTGCAAAAGAAGGAAATACAGAAGTAGTAAAAATTTTTGAAGATATGTTTAGCTCAAAATGGGATTTCAGAAAAAAAGGCAAGAATTTAGAGGAGATAGAAGATATTGTTAGAGAAGAGCAGTAG
- a CDS encoding O-methyltransferase encodes MNILNPQVEAYIEQLNRIAFIEDEEILKEMEDYAHKNDFPIIDRTVGRLIYLITKLKNPKLVVELGSGYGYSAYYFAKAMNGGKVVLTDYQERNLSMAKSYFERFGLLDKTEFRVGNAIEIAKEYKDIDILFLDLEKTKYLEAILTLKDNLKVGSLVIADNTLWYGKVAQDNPDEKTAKIKEFNEHMFKNKEFFSVLIPLRDGVLISNKIE; translated from the coding sequence ATGAATATACTAAATCCGCAAGTAGAAGCTTACATAGAACAGTTAAACAGAATTGCCTTCATTGAAGATGAAGAAATCTTAAAAGAAATGGAAGACTATGCTCATAAAAATGACTTCCCTATCATTGATAGAACAGTTGGAAGACTAATTTATCTAATTACAAAGTTAAAAAATCCAAAATTAGTCGTAGAGCTTGGTTCTGGTTATGGATATTCTGCTTATTACTTTGCAAAAGCTATGAATGGCGGAAAGGTTGTATTAACAGACTATCAAGAAAGAAACCTATCTATGGCAAAATCGTATTTTGAAAGATTTGGTTTGTTAGATAAAACAGAGTTTAGAGTAGGAAATGCTATTGAGATAGCAAAAGAGTATAAAGATATTGATATTTTATTTCTGGATTTAGAAAAAACTAAATATCTTGAAGCTATTTTAACATTAAAAGACAATCTTAAAGTTGGTAGTTTAGTTATCGCTGACAATACGCTATGGTATGGCAAAGTTGCACAGGATAATCCAGATGAAAAAACAGCAAAAATTAAAGAATTTAATGAGCATATGTTTAAAAATAAAGAGTTTTTTAGTGTTTTAATTCCTTTAAGAGATGGTGTTCTAATTAGCAATAAGATTGAGTAA
- a CDS encoding aminodeoxychorismate/anthranilate synthase component II → MILMIDNYDSFTYNIVQYFYDLGQEVVVKRNDEITIEDIKNMEGIDAIVISPGPCTPTEAGISVDVIKNFKGIYPILGVCLGHQSIGQAFGAKIVKAKCLMHGKTSKIYHNEKGLFEGIPNPFNAVRYHSLVIDESTLPEDIEITARSDDDEIMAIEHKKYPIWGVQFHPESILTEYGHKLLENFLKMSKKEDIKENLTT, encoded by the coding sequence ATGATATTGATGATAGATAACTACGACTCATTTACATATAACATTGTCCAATATTTCTATGACCTTGGCCAAGAAGTCGTAGTTAAAAGAAATGATGAGATAACGATTGAAGATATTAAAAATATGGAAGGAATTGATGCGATTGTAATATCACCCGGTCCCTGCACTCCAACAGAGGCGGGGATCTCTGTTGATGTTATAAAAAACTTTAAAGGAATCTATCCTATTCTTGGTGTTTGCTTGGGACATCAATCGATTGGGCAGGCTTTCGGGGCCAAGATAGTGAAAGCTAAATGCTTAATGCATGGCAAAACATCAAAAATCTATCATAATGAAAAAGGCTTGTTTGAAGGAATACCAAACCCTTTTAATGCTGTAAGATATCATTCCTTAGTCATTGATGAATCGACTCTGCCGGAGGATATAGAGATAACTGCACGGTCTGATGATGATGAAATAATGGCAATAGAACATAAAAAATATCCAATATGGGGCGTTCAGTTTCATCCAGAGTCTATATTGACAGAGTACGGTCATAAACTTCTTGAAAACTTTTTAAAAATGAGTAAAAAAGAGGATATAAAAGAAAACTTAACAACTTAA
- a CDS encoding YdcH family protein, whose protein sequence is MTREEAIKKLLETDEEFKQMYEEHQELEWKVQKLEKHFPPDPEIEAEEERLKRRKLFLKDMMELKIKEFLSKTQG, encoded by the coding sequence ATGACAAGAGAAGAAGCAATCAAAAAATTATTAGAGACAGATGAAGAATTTAAGCAAATGTATGAAGAGCATCAAGAATTAGAATGGAAAGTTCAAAAGCTTGAAAAACATTTTCCACCAGACCCAGAAATTGAAGCTGAAGAAGAAAGATTAAAAAGAAGAAAGCTTTTCTTAAAAGATATGATGGAATTAAAAATTAAAGAATTCTTATCAAAAACTCAAGGATAA
- a CDS encoding AAA family ATPase, whose protein sequence is MSYLDFFGLKEDPFKITPDPSFFYESLTHRTAKNLLKYVVENGEGFCVIVGEPGTGKTTILRKFLSDLPDKYIYALILNPNLQPEEFLKTLMDEFSLEYDKDISKDKILKILKLFLLENIKKGIKTLIIIDEAQLMPVETLEELRLLSNLETEKEKLIQIILVGQPELEEKLKLPKLRQLDHRITNKMFLNFLNLKEVEKYVMHRLKIANGENINIDPKVFEELYKNTEGIPRLINSVMSKALMSAYLENSQVIKPHHIRSALKSLLKEEKGEKKYLKTIILLVIPAFILILIYLVLRFLGG, encoded by the coding sequence ATGAGTTATTTAGATTTTTTTGGTTTAAAAGAAGATCCATTTAAAATAACACCCGACCCAAGTTTTTTCTACGAATCTTTAACTCATAGAACTGCCAAAAATTTATTAAAATACGTTGTTGAAAATGGAGAAGGTTTTTGTGTAATCGTTGGAGAACCTGGAACAGGAAAAACTACCATTTTGAGAAAATTCTTATCCGACCTACCAGATAAATATATTTATGCATTGATTTTAAATCCAAACCTTCAACCAGAAGAGTTTTTAAAGACATTGATGGATGAGTTTTCTCTGGAATATGATAAGGATATTTCCAAAGATAAAATATTAAAAATATTGAAATTATTTTTACTTGAAAATATTAAAAAAGGCATAAAAACATTAATCATAATAGATGAAGCACAGCTTATGCCAGTAGAAACATTAGAAGAGTTAAGATTGCTATCTAATTTAGAAACTGAAAAAGAGAAATTAATTCAAATTATTTTAGTAGGTCAGCCAGAGTTAGAAGAAAAATTAAAGCTTCCTAAACTTAGACAGTTAGACCATCGAATTACAAATAAAATGTTCCTAAATTTTTTAAACTTAAAAGAAGTTGAAAAATACGTTATGCATCGTTTAAAAATAGCAAATGGTGAGAATATAAATATTGACCCAAAAGTTTTTGAAGAATTATATAAAAATACTGAAGGAATCCCAAGATTAATAAATTCAGTTATGTCAAAAGCTTTAATGTCTGCATATTTGGAAAATAGCCAAGTAATAAAACCTCACCATATAAGATCTGCATTGAAATCTCTTTTGAAAGAGGAAAAAGGAGAAAAAAAATATTTAAAAACTATAATCTTATTAGTCATCCCAGCATTTATCTTAATTTTAATATATCTTGTCTTAAGATTTTTAGGAGGATAA
- the alr gene encoding alanine racemase, which translates to MNLENLKHNVKNLYSFSKKKIFAVVKADAYGHNAVLVSKYLQELDFIESFCVATPLEGKELRENGIFKNILILGGVLKEEIEILNQYNLIPVISDFNQLEIARKLKNRKIHLKFDTGMRRLGFYLENVDKIKPLLKEFEIEGVLTHLSSADTDREYTINQIKEFKEILNLLDVKPKYIHVQNSAGVVYECDFCNVIRVGLAMYGEKPFESYPIELKQVMSVKSKIISIKDVKSGDRVSYNGSFVAKKPMKVAIVPFGYADGLPRSLSNRWFFLVNGKEAPILGKITMDMTIVDVSEIENINIGNEVVIVGESGNKRITFGDIANIVGTISYEIMCGISKRVVRCEKC; encoded by the coding sequence ATAAATTTAGAAAATTTAAAGCATAATGTAAAAAATTTATACTCTTTTTCAAAGAAAAAAATTTTTGCAGTGGTAAAAGCAGATGCGTACGGTCATAATGCGGTTTTGGTATCTAAATATCTACAAGAATTAGATTTTATAGAATCTTTCTGCGTTGCTACTCCTTTAGAAGGGAAAGAATTAAGAGAAAATGGAATTTTTAAAAATATTCTTATTCTTGGCGGGGTTTTAAAAGAAGAGATTGAGATTTTAAATCAGTACAACTTAATTCCCGTGATTTCAGACTTTAACCAGTTGGAAATCGCAAGAAAGCTAAAAAATAGAAAAATACATCTAAAATTTGATACTGGAATGAGAAGGCTTGGGTTTTATTTAGAGAATGTGGATAAAATAAAACCACTTTTAAAAGAGTTTGAGATAGAAGGAGTACTAACTCATCTATCAAGTGCTGATACTGATAGAGAGTATACAATAAATCAGATTAAAGAGTTTAAAGAGATTTTAAATCTTCTTGATGTTAAGCCAAAATACATACACGTTCAAAACTCAGCCGGCGTTGTTTATGAGTGTGATTTTTGCAATGTTATAAGGGTTGGTCTTGCTATGTATGGGGAAAAGCCTTTTGAAAGTTATCCGATAGAGCTAAAACAAGTAATGAGTGTAAAATCTAAAATTATTTCTATTAAAGATGTAAAATCAGGGGATAGAGTTTCTTATAATGGAAGCTTTGTAGCCAAAAAACCTATGAAGGTTGCCATAGTACCATTTGGTTATGCAGATGGTCTTCCAAGAAGTTTATCCAATAGATGGTTTTTTTTAGTAAATGGTAAAGAAGCTCCAATTCTTGGTAAAATAACAATGGATATGACAATAGTTGATGTTTCTGAAATTGAGAATATAAATATTGGTAATGAGGTTGTGATAGTTGGAGAAAGTGGCAATAAAAGAATAACCTTTGGAGATATTGCTAACATTGTAGGAACTATTTCATACGAAATCATGTGTGGTATCTCAAAAAGGGTTGTAAGGTGCGAAAAATGTTAA
- the gap gene encoding type I glyceraldehyde-3-phosphate dehydrogenase, producing MRVAINGFGRIGRNFFRIVNGVKGIEIVAINDITDTKTLAHLLKYDSVHGIYDADIKATEDSIIVNGKEIKITAIKDPAQLPWKDLNVDIVIESTGLFTKREDAQKHLEAGAKKVIISAPAKNPDITIVLGVNQEAYDPANHNIISNASCTTNALAPVVKVLQKEFGIKYGYMVTTHAYTNDQRILDLPHKDLRRARAAAVNIVPTTTGAAKALGEVIPEVKGKLDGTARRVPVADGSLIDLTVVVEKETTVEEVNAAMKKYAEGEMKGILAYCEDPVVSSDIVGNPASSIFDSLLTQVIGGNLVHAASWYDNEYGYSTRLKDLVLFVGSKQ from the coding sequence ATGAGAGTAGCTATTAATGGGTTTGGAAGAATTGGAAGAAACTTTTTTAGAATTGTAAACGGCGTTAAAGGTATTGAAATTGTAGCTATCAACGACATAACAGATACTAAAACATTGGCACATCTTTTAAAATACGACTCAGTTCACGGAATATACGATGCTGATATAAAAGCTACAGAAGACTCTATTATTGTAAACGGAAAAGAAATAAAAATAACAGCTATAAAAGACCCTGCACAACTTCCATGGAAAGATTTAAACGTTGATATAGTCATAGAATCAACAGGGTTGTTTACAAAAAGAGAGGATGCGCAAAAGCATCTTGAAGCAGGAGCTAAAAAAGTTATTATCTCTGCACCGGCTAAAAATCCAGACATTACAATAGTTCTTGGAGTTAACCAAGAAGCTTATGACCCGGCAAATCACAACATTATTTCAAATGCATCTTGTACAACAAACGCACTTGCACCGGTAGTAAAAGTGTTGCAAAAAGAGTTTGGCATAAAGTATGGTTATATGGTAACAACCCACGCATACACAAACGACCAAAGAATATTAGACTTACCACATAAAGATTTAAGAAGAGCAAGAGCGGCGGCAGTAAATATTGTTCCAACAACAACAGGGGCAGCAAAAGCACTTGGAGAAGTTATCCCAGAAGTTAAAGGAAAGTTAGATGGTACAGCAAGAAGAGTTCCTGTTGCTGATGGTTCTTTAATAGATTTAACGGTTGTGGTAGAAAAAGAAACAACTGTAGAAGAAGTTAATGCTGCGATGAAAAAATACGCAGAAGGTGAAATGAAAGGAATTCTTGCATACTGCGAAGATCCAGTAGTATCATCTGATATTGTTGGAAATCCGGCATCTTCTATTTTTGACTCATTACTAACGCAAGTGATCGGTGGAAATCTTGTTCATGCGGCATCTTGGTATGATAATGAATATGGATATTCTACAAGATTAAAAGACCTTGTATTGTTCGTAGGCAGTAAACAATGA
- a CDS encoding sigma-54 dependent transcriptional regulator, with protein sequence MLNILVVDDEKNIQSLIKDILSDEGHSVSVAGSLTSAKDLIKKEVFDLIFLDVWLPDGDGISLISFIKEHQPNSFIVMISGHANIPIAVQAIKEGAFDFLEKPLSTDTIFAVIEKIEKEIKLRQSLQFYKEKEESQIEIIGNSEKIVQLKKQIEKVAKTNAWVMILGENGTGKELVAKSIHYQSSRKDYPFVDINCAAIPDELFEAEFFGYEKGAFTNAFTRKIGKLELADKGTLFLDEVADMSLSAQAKLLRVLEEKEFSRLGSNTKIKVDLRVISATNKDIQKEVEKGTFRQDLAFRLSVIPLTVPPLRERGEDIILLAEYFIKKFSIENKVEPPILTDEVKRTFLNYSWPGNVRELKNLMERIVIFNSGDYVYNKDLPPNMFGKTTAHEEKSIPITIRPLKDAKEELEREMIKKALEVYNKNLKEVAKALDIDLSSLYRKIKQHQLEE encoded by the coding sequence ATGTTAAATATTTTGGTTGTAGATGATGAAAAAAATATTCAAAGTTTGATTAAAGATATTCTCAGCGATGAAGGTCATTCTGTAAGCGTTGCCGGAAGTTTGACATCTGCAAAGGATTTAATAAAAAAAGAAGTTTTTGATTTGATATTCTTAGATGTATGGCTACCTGATGGAGACGGTATATCTTTGATTTCTTTTATAAAAGAGCATCAGCCAAACAGCTTTATAGTTATGATTTCCGGTCATGCAAACATACCTATAGCCGTTCAAGCAATAAAGGAAGGTGCTTTCGACTTTTTAGAAAAACCGCTATCTACAGACACGATTTTTGCAGTAATAGAAAAAATAGAAAAAGAAATAAAATTGAGACAAAGCCTTCAATTCTATAAAGAAAAAGAAGAAAGTCAGATTGAAATCATCGGAAATAGTGAAAAGATAGTTCAATTGAAAAAACAGATAGAAAAAGTAGCAAAAACAAATGCATGGGTAATGATTCTTGGAGAAAACGGAACCGGTAAAGAACTTGTAGCAAAATCCATTCATTATCAATCTAGCAGAAAAGATTATCCATTTGTAGATATAAACTGTGCTGCAATACCTGACGAGCTTTTTGAAGCAGAATTTTTTGGATACGAAAAAGGAGCGTTTACTAATGCTTTCACAAGAAAGATAGGGAAGTTAGAGCTTGCAGACAAAGGAACGTTATTTTTAGATGAAGTGGCAGATATGAGCCTATCTGCCCAAGCCAAGCTTTTAAGAGTTTTAGAAGAAAAAGAATTTTCAAGACTTGGAAGTAATACGAAAATAAAGGTTGATTTAAGAGTAATCTCAGCAACAAACAAAGATATACAAAAAGAAGTAGAAAAAGGCACTTTCAGACAGGACTTAGCTTTTAGACTATCAGTAATTCCATTAACCGTACCACCACTGAGAGAAAGAGGAGAAGATATAATCTTACTTGCAGAGTACTTTATAAAGAAATTTTCAATAGAAAATAAAGTAGAACCACCAATACTGACTGATGAAGTAAAAAGAACTTTTTTAAACTATTCTTGGCCCGGAAATGTAAGAGAGCTAAAAAATCTAATGGAAAGAATTGTTATTTTTAACAGTGGTGATTATGTTTATAACAAAGACCTACCCCCAAACATGTTTGGTAAAACTACTGCCCATGAAGAAAAAAGCATTCCAATTACAATAAGACCTTTGAAAGATGCAAAAGAAGAACTTGAAAGAGAGATGATTAAAAAAGCCTTGGAAGTATACAATAAAAATTTAAAAGAAGTTGCAAAGGCTCTTGATATTGATTTATCGTCTTTGTATAGAAAAATAAAACAGCATCAGTTGGAGGAGTAA
- the murF gene encoding UDP-N-acetylmuramoyl-tripeptide--D-alanyl-D-alanine ligase, whose translation MDLAQLKKIVNGEFLNLKENKKINRFEIDSRRVKEGDFFIPLKGQNADGHQYIEDAIEKGAVGYFSEKPLNFKNGILVKDTYQALVEVGKHKRNQVKAVIGITGTSGKTSTKELMNFVLSNLASTYATQGNYNNEIGVPLTLANIPENIDLTIIEMGAGKVGDIDYLGKMVNQDISVLVSVGHGHVGKFGSFENVIKGKGEIFNCGDYSVLPSELKKFYNPKNPITYGEDGDIEIRDIKIVKDGTVGVIKYKNDKIELKIPVYNIGVFKNIGAVAGVLYHFGYDPIKNLEVLKDFKSSSGRGEIINIGNFTIIDDSYNANPLSVKNAIDILNSMEGFKIFVLGDMLELGDYSQELHREIGKFLNVSYIDYIMLYGNETKYVFEEIDDKSRVKHFDNKDGIVEDILKFSNYQPVVLVKGSRGMKMEDVILKLRIMLK comes from the coding sequence ATGGATTTAGCCCAGCTTAAAAAGATTGTAAATGGTGAGTTTTTAAATCTTAAAGAAAATAAAAAAATAAATAGATTTGAGATCGACAGCAGGAGAGTAAAAGAAGGGGATTTTTTTATACCGCTTAAAGGTCAAAATGCAGATGGTCACCAATATATAGAAGATGCAATTGAAAAAGGAGCGGTTGGCTATTTTTCTGAAAAGCCTTTAAATTTTAAAAACGGAATCTTGGTTAAAGATACCTATCAAGCATTGGTAGAAGTTGGAAAACATAAAAGAAATCAAGTTAAAGCAGTCATTGGCATTACAGGGACAAGCGGAAAAACATCAACAAAAGAACTTATGAATTTTGTATTATCTAATCTTGCAAGCACCTATGCAACACAAGGAAACTATAACAACGAAATCGGCGTTCCTTTAACTCTTGCCAACATTCCAGAAAACATAGATTTAACAATCATTGAAATGGGAGCTGGAAAGGTAGGAGATATTGATTACCTTGGCAAGATGGTAAATCAAGATATTAGTGTTTTAGTATCCGTAGGACATGGACATGTTGGAAAGTTTGGCTCTTTTGAAAACGTTATAAAAGGAAAAGGAGAGATATTCAATTGCGGAGATTATTCAGTGTTGCCATCTGAATTAAAAAAGTTCTACAATCCAAAAAATCCAATAACATACGGAGAAGATGGAGATATTGAGATAAGAGATATAAAGATTGTCAAAGATGGGACAGTTGGAGTTATTAAATATAAAAATGATAAAATAGAGCTAAAAATACCGGTTTATAATATTGGCGTATTTAAAAATATTGGAGCGGTTGCCGGTGTCTTGTACCATTTTGGTTATGATCCAATAAAAAATCTTGAAGTTTTAAAAGATTTTAAATCTTCTTCCGGAAGAGGAGAAATCATAAATATTGGTAATTTTACAATCATTGATGACTCTTACAATGCAAATCCTTTATCTGTAAAAAATGCAATTGATATTTTAAACAGCATGGAAGGTTTTAAAATTTTCGTTTTGGGAGATATGCTTGAGCTTGGGGATTATTCTCAGGAGCTTCATAGAGAGATTGGAAAGTTTTTAAATGTTTCTTATATTGATTACATAATGCTTTATGGCAATGAAACAAAGTATGTTTTTGAAGAGATTGATGATAAGTCAAGGGTTAAACATTTTGATAACAAAGATGGCATAGTAGAGGATATTTTGAAATTTTCTAATTATCAGCCAGTTGTTTTGGTTAAAGGTTCTCGTGGCATGAAAATGGAAGATGTGATTTTAAAGCTTAGAATTATGCTAAAATAG